Part of the Rhipicephalus sanguineus isolate Rsan-2018 chromosome 5, BIME_Rsan_1.4, whole genome shotgun sequence genome is shown below.
ACTTGCCGTTTATCAAACAAATCAAAACGTCAAGAATGCACGAAATACAGCACACGCTGAGCGACCAGATATGACTGCTCACAAACAGTCGGCACACGAACGCAAAGTTTTGTAGAGCGTCATCCACATGTAACGCGAACCCCTCATTAGTATTCAACACCTCACAGAAGCTGATGTTTAATAAATAATTAAGGAAACCAAATGTCTTTATCAGCACCACAATTAGGCGTCCTACAACGGATATTTCAGCAGAATAAACGTTTGTAGCTTTTCCTTCCTAAATATTAACGACGTGTTCtaccttagatgtggtcgaccgaGCACATAGCTTAAGGAAAGATACAGAACTACAAAGTGCATATGCAGACAGCAATATTCTGAATGTCATATTATCCATAAGAGACCGCAGTCTTGttgataaaaaaagcaaaaaggaaATCTAAGCGCGCGATCATACCATTAGGATAACATCTCGAAAACGTATCTGACGTAGGTTTAAATCTATGAGCGGCTCTCGCTAAACACTAAGCTTCTAATATTCATATAAGATATTCATGtcctacaataatttttttcaaCGACAAGCGCTTATTTATCTCTGAAGGTTAGTTTATGACTCTTAAAAAAATAGAAGCGGAAGACAGCGTGCGAAATATTGTGGTCGATATTGTGTCAGCCCCAATACGAGCTATGAAAGCCTCTACTTAGCAGCTACGCATTCTCATTCCTCTCACCAGCACACGTAGCAGACTTGCGACTTGCAAGTACTTTGAACAAGCGTAACCaacaataaaaaatgtcactTGATATCAGTCCAATGGACATCAATATTTCAGCAGAGATAAAGCGCCAATTAGTGTCCtttgactcctttttttttttgtgagcactgACTTGCGACATGTATAACACTCTTTAAATAGACAAgataactctcttttggagatACGTGATTACGCACGACTCTCCGTTGAGAGTGTAACTATCTTCTATGAGAGGTCACGCGCTTCTTTAAAGAGAGTTTTATCTGTTACAGGTCAGAactaaaaacacacaaaaaaatttccTGGAATGTGGAGCGcaaggccattttttttttattctagagGCGACCGGCTGCTTGACGAGTTGGTCACTGgcaaatcgcaccagtgcagttAACGGCATTCTTCCCGAATGCAGCCTGGAATGTGCAATGAAGCAGGAATGTGCAATTCAGTTTGAGCCGCGGTCGAGTACTTCGGCCAGGGGTGTACCCAGgggggttgccccccccccccccgaaagttttcaattttgcatgtgtatatatacacgcccacatacaaacgcacgcacgaacatacataaagtatggttgaacacccccccccccgccccccggcaAAAATTTACGCCCTTGGCTTCGGCAAAGAGAAcataagaaagaaagggaaggaaatgACCCATGTCGTACCTGGCTGTCTGCCCTTCACTGTAGGGTGAGGAAAGCGGGAATGAAGAGGAAAGAGGTATGGTGCACAACTACTCGTATGCTCGCTTTTACGACTCGCATGAACATTAGTGGGCTGCTAACTAACGAAGTGCTAACCAAAGTTAGCGAACTGCTAACTAGAGGtatgttagaaaagtatccgacctttggcggaagaaaaaaaactggcataATTGGAGCGTTGGAAACCTAATGCCCCTCAAAGTTGTCCCCTTGGGACTCCACACACTTCACccagcggtgctgccattgttggaagcattctGAGCAGGCCTCTTTCGGAATGGAGTTTTGCTCAGCTGTCGTTGCAGCCATAATGTCCTCCCTTGTCTGAAATCGCTTTCCTTTCAATGTCCTCTTGAGTGTGGGAAACAGCCAGAAGTCGCAGGGAGCCATATCAGGAGAGtaaggagcctgttgaactacAAGAGTCTGACTTTTCGTCAAAAAAGTCTGAACCAAGTGTGAGGAATGTGCAGGAGCACTGTCGTGATGCATGCGCCAGTTTCCTGTTGACCACAACTCAGGTCTCTTGCGCCGCACAGCATCACGTAGGCGATGGAGACGGAGGACATCCCTGTAGTACTCTTTCGTGATTGTTTGACCCTGTGGTGCGTACTCGTGGTGTACCACACCgcgggagtcaaagaaagcactcAGCATCACTTTGACGTTGCTGCGCACTTGGCGGGCTTTCTTTGGTGTTGGTGAcgtggaatgcttccactgtgGGATTTGGTTTCCGGGTCGTACCCGTACACCCAAGACTCGTCACCAGTGATAACGATATTCATGAAGTTAGGGTCACTGCTTGTTAAATCCAGCATGTCCTGTgagacttcaacacgaagttgcttttgcACCACCGTGAGCAGTTTCGGCACGAATTTCGCcgcaactctcttcatggccaaatcttcggtcatagtggaatgtgcagagaaagtgctgatgcccacctcttccgcaatttcccggatagtcacacgacggccccgcatcaccacagcgttcacttcggcaattacctggtcatttcggcatgttgatggccgaccggagcgtggctcgctctccaccgatgtgcggccgtctttaaaccggttgtaccactccttaaTCTGTGTGCGGCTCATAGCGTCGTCACCGAAAGCCGTCTTGATCTTCCCAATGGTTTCCACTTGGCTGTCGCCCAGTTTCTGACAAAATTTTATGCAGTATCGCTGCTCCAGTCGctccgtcattttccttgcaatgaaaaaccgaccagagcactgcgcacgacctcactcaaacgctgcttcccagcgactgacgctattggcaggcgggaaagaattcacgcatgcgcacgaaggttcaAGGTCGGCTGATGCAAGCGCGCTTGTTTCAAATCCGTCaggtgctcgcaaaaaaaaaaaaaaagggtcggatacttttctaacagacgtACATACATGCCAAGTAATGACAACCAGATATTTTTGATTATCGCTGTTATCGCATGCAGTAGCAGTGTAAAGTGAGACTAACAATGGGATAACCAAGTCATCTCAGGAGACAACACAAGACATGAGCAATGAAGAGGTACCTTAATATGCTCAAATGACCCTGAAAGTAAGAATGTTCTGTAAATCGTGCACACAATTACCCGGAAAATGTGTTCGCGTCTGTATACCCTGAACTAAACGCACATGAACATTACAATACAAATGGCGCGCTCTTGGCGCATCATCTGTCCAGCGCTATTCAACCTATATTATGCCAGCAATTACTCGGCGATTCCCGGGAAACATGAAACTGGAAGAAATATTGCTTTGATTCCAACCGCGTGCCAACTGCTGCTATTACTTCAAGAAGAGCTCATAATCTTGGCCATCATAAAAGCTCATTCCAAAGATTATTACACAGTCTTCCTGTATTACTAAAAGGACCTTTATGTGCGACTCAATAGAATGCGTTCGTCGCACAGCTTATGCCTGCTGCAGTAAAAGAAGTACGAACCCGCAGGGTCTAGCAGTAAAACGAAACACTGTCTGCGCTAATAAACTGCCCTCGTAAACCTACCCCGCGGTGCCACCACGGGAGATCGGTTTTGTAATTAGGCGCGTTAGCGTGGCCTAGAAAACCGAGTTACTGTGTACGTATATCAATTAGCCCTCTGTGGCACACGCGAAGATAATCAAGCTACTGCACGAAACAGTGCGCGCCGCAAGTTTCCACGTGTAGCCCACGCTTCCACTCATTTCTTTTCCACGGCACGAAAGAGATAGACGGGTTCCTCAATTAAGTAAAGCTGCTGGTCGTGAGACGTGCTTGTGATCTCGTAGCCATCGCTATGGCAGCGGCTGTACAGCGGACGTTTTTGGCGACAGGGCAAAGGACAAAGGACACGATTTTTTTGAGACGCTGTGAATAAGTCAGGGGGATAACGGAAAAAATTGCTGTCTGGGCTCCTTGGCCCATGCTGGTAACCTGAAAACCCCGCCATTAATTAGTAGAAATCAGCAATTTCATTGAGATGAAAATTGAAGAAAAAGTTAGTGGGGGTCTAAGCGAGTAGATCGTTTACTGAGTAAGCAAAAGTGCCACTTAAAACTGACATTTTTGCACACATCTCAGGAAGCTATAgcaaagaagtttacatttatcGAGAAGTATTCTGACGGGGAGTGAGCAAGCTAATTTACGAGCTTTGCTTTAGGATATGTGAAGAAACACAGCAAAATACAAACTAAAAACACTCCGCGAATATGTGCATCTACGtgccagaaaagaaaacaaaatcaaCGAAGGTCTTATGGCGGCCGCGACATTAATACATGAAGTGATCATAGTAATATGACATGcagcaagttctttttttttcaatcaatatTTCTTCCCTTCTGCTTCATCAGAACAAAATATTCACCTCACATGTCTACCAATTCTTccgttttcacacacacacacaaaaaaagggcaGACGATTTAGAGTACTGTGTACTCTACTATGGAAAAAGCCGGatcttactgaaaaaaaaaaagaaaacacgtaaaATTTCACCAATTCCTTCGTGCAATTCTAGCAAAGTACTCATTATCAGCAGCATTATCATTAGCATTATCATCAGCATTATCATCAGCATTATCAAGCTTACAGCACAATGCAATGCCCGACGAAGGGGGCGACCTCTGGTGgattataccgggtgttcaataTTAAGCTTtatgttttcttaaaattcaacactgggaggcacgtgaaaaccacctttgcaggtgagttatgtatccagggggacacaaagtgagacagtaATTATAACTGTCAGCCGCGCAATTATCTAAGATTGATTAATCAGCTTTTTAATAAGTGCAGCAAGCGGGcttgtttgtattgaaaagttggaggcagtcgcgttactacgcagttccacttggaagaattcttctagcatgtctgtgccccgagatatcctgctgcaaagtttaattgcggtttgcatgattacgcatgcaagactgtgagcactggcgcaatgctcctccccgatgtgccgggGCAGTTGCgagcggcgtttaatctgacaacgtgtcgaaggcataggcaaagatgataacggttacccgtttcctaccggctggcgatagcaagcgaTGACTGCTCGTCACGTCAGGGCGGGACATTGCgtcaaaatcaaatcaaatcaaattttattcattcataacataatgtacaagataaggatatacagaaggaggtcccgtagtgtaaactgaaatgggacctcctatGCAATATTAACATAAATATTTGATTGGCAACGACAGTAGCAAAGGATAGAAATATTACAAAATTCAATAAtaatgagatacagatacaagaaaaagacgatgttgtcataaactatgtgtcatcgataataaaaaaaaatataagtgcAAATAAcatgaaaagagaaaaaataaaacaacagtttGAGGTGAGATGACAAGTCGAAAAACCAGTTATACAGAACAGTGAATGTCACATAACAAGAAATTTTTCAATTCATGGCGAAATTTATGGGTTTTTTTGGATTTTTATTAGAAATGGTAATGTATTCCACAATGATATGGCTGCAAAGTgaactgtttgtttgccataattaGTTCGCACTTTGGGCAGAATGAAGTTGTTATGCTGCGCGAAACGAGTTGGGTTAGTATTAAGTAAAGATGATGAAGAAATTAATGACAATGAGATTTCTTCATTAATTAGTTTGAAAAGAAAAGTGGCGAGATTGTATTTTACAAGGGCGGCAACATCGAGAATGTTATTTTCTTGAAGTAACTGTTTAGCATTGTATGTGGGTGGACTTGACGTGATTAAGCTAATTGCCCGGTTCTGAATGATTTGTAGCGGTTTTAGGTGAGTATTGTACGTGTTATCCCAGGAGGTTATGCAGTAATTAATGTGGGAGCGCACAAACGCGAAATAAAGTGAGAGTAGTACCGGTCGTGAAAAAAATGAACGTGCCCTAATGAGGATGCGTATTCCATGTGATAACTTTTTTGTTAAACGTGTTACATGGTTTTGAAATTTCAAGTTACGGTCCATATTTACGCCTAGGTATACGCATTCTTCACTAGCTGATAATGGGTGGTTATCAATAAAAATGGGCGGAATGCACTCTGGTGATTTATTTTGTGTCGAAAACACAAGAAATTGAGTTTTAGAGGGATTAATGGTAAGTCTATTAATTTTACACCATCCTAGCAAGTTATGAAGGTCACTGTTAAGCCGGGTTACTACTAGTGATAGATCTTCGTCAGAATTAATGATTGTGGTGTCATCAGCATATAATATGCACTTAGAAGAAGTAAGGCAATTAGGCAAGTCATTAATATACAGTAAAAATAGTAAGGGGCCCAAAATTGACCCCTGTGGTACACCTAAATTAGTTATTTTAGGTTTAGAATAAGCATTACATACACCAACAACCTGATACCTGTCACGTAAGTAGTCGCGTAGTAGTGGTAAAGGAGGACCAGTTATACCAATTGAGTCTAGTTTACTATTAAGAATGTCATGGTCAATGGTGTCAAATGCCCTGGAAAAGTCTACGAATAATGCCCTGGAAAAGTCTACGAATCCTCAACGTCTCGCATGCGTAATTATGCAAACCGCAATTGAACTTTGCAGCGGTATATCTCGGGACACAGACATGCctgaagaattcttccaagtggaactgcgtagaaacgcgactgcctccaacttttcaatataaacatgcccgcttgctgcacccattaaaaagttcattattcaatcttagttaaatgggcggctgacagcgaaaattattgtctcactttgtgtccccctggatacataacttatctgcaaaggtggttttcacgtgcctcccagtgttgaattttaagaaaaccataaatcTTAATTTTGAACATCCGGTATAGTACAATAAAGCACCACTGTCACCCCATAGCTTAACATAGAGTA
Proteins encoded:
- the LOC119392826 gene encoding protein GVQW3-like, with amino-acid sequence MTERLEQRYCIKFCQKLGDSQVETIGKIKTAFGDDAMSRTQIKEWYNRFKDGRTSVESEPRSGRPSTCRNDQVIAEVNAVVMRGRRVTIREIAEEVGISTFSAHSTMTEDLAMKRVAAKFVPKLLTVVQKQLRVEVSQDMLDLTSSDPNFMNIVITGDESWVYGYDPETKSHSGSIPRHQHQRKPAKCAATSK